Below is a genomic region from Prolixibacteraceae bacterium.
CAAACAACCTGTCTATCAAATCACGATGCAACGGATCAACCTATATTTTCTGTAATGTTCTCATTTGCGCTGAAAGTCCGATTTCATTGTCTTTCATTAATATTGGTATATAGAGGTTTGAGCCAATGCCTTGGAGTGCCCTGCGGGATCGAGTGGATCTAACCTAATGCTCACATCTTGCACTGAAAGTGCTACAATTAATAGCCCAATGCGAAGCGCTGGGTATAGGTGAAAAAATAACAGTAGGGCTGGTGGTCTGATCTATATCTACTGTTATTTGTACTATTTCAAATGCCTATGGCTGCAACCTTCCCTGAAAGGGAACCCGAACTTAGCCCAATGGTGAAAACCATATAGTGCGCTGTAGCGCATTATACAGGTTGGAGCCTTGGGTAATAAAAATACCCCAACATGAAGGGCTGAAGGCCTGCCCGATTAATGTTATTGCAATGATGGTAGTTATTTGATGGAGTTGTGGTACGATGCCGAGCGGAGTTCAGCGTTCCCAGCGGTTGTGGTACTCCTACTCGTGCTGAGACATTGGCACAAACTTAGCAGTATTAGATGTGAGTCGGTGGATATGGACAGGCCTTGCGCCTTGGTATAGGGTCGATCCTCTTGTCGGGGACTTGGTTGAGATTATGGTGATTTACTTTTATGAAAAGTTGATGATTATTAATTTCCTATGAATTAAAGCATGCAGTCCCTGCTGTGATTGTTGAACTAGGATAGATTAAAATTGATTATTACAATAATTATGAATATTTTTAGTAAAAAACTGAATTATAGTAGTTCTATGAAGAGAGAATAGCCATCCGATATGGCGTATTTTAATTCTAACTAGTATCCATCGAATGTTTTTAGATACTAGTTGCGATAAATATTATCTACTTTATAGTTCCCGATTTAACCCATTACAACCTATGAATAAAAGAACCCTTATATGTACATTAATAGCCTTATTAATGTTTGCTTCGTGTCATGAAAAACAAGTTGATTCTACTGAGATCATTGAGATTGATGTGATGAAAGCATCACGGGTGAAGATGAAAGATATTTTCTCAAAAATTGAGTTAATTCCTTTAGAGACCTCTGAGAACTCCTTAATTGAAGAATCCAGAAGTACGATTGGATTTAATAAGGTGAATGATCGATATTACATTGGAGATAGAAAACAAAAGAATGTGATTGTTTTTGGAGCGAATGGAAAACACCTTTATTCGTCTAACCAACGTTTAGGAAGAGGCCCAGAAGAGTTCCCTGAATTATATCGTTACCTAGTGAGAGATGATAATGGAAATATTATTATTTATGCAGGTTTTATGTCTAAATTATTTGAATATGATATCGATGGAAATTTCATCGACAAATATAATGTTCCAAAGTTGTATACAACGAATAAGATGATGGCTATATCGAAAGATACCATTGCATTTTATTGTAGCACTCCAAGAAAAAATGACAATTCTATAGTTCAAAATGCACTCGTTTTCTATTCCCTTAGAGGTGAGAAAATAATAAAAAAAATAGATAGTATTTATCAAGATGGAATGGCTGCTCAAACAAATCGAAATTGTTTTCAGCGATTCAATGATAGCATTAGTTTTAATCATAATTTTCCTTCCAATGAGATCTATCGTATCGATCCAAATAGTTTAGAAGTAACATGTAAATACCGGTTAGATTTTGGAGAGTATAATTGGAACTCAGATAAGGGAAAAAAGATCGGAGTCAACATTATATCTAAATACATTCGAGAGAATTGTAAAAATATGGTTATGGTAGGTACAAAGTTAGAGAACAGTGAGTATCTTATTGTAATGTATTCTTTTAAAGGACAAAGTAATGTGTTGTTTTATAACAAAAAGAGCAAGAGAATTGCAATTAAGGAGAATCCCGTAAGAACAAAAGAATTATTATTGCGATTGGATTACATAGACGAGGAATATATATATGGGTTGTGCACTCCCAAAGGTGTACGAAATCTGATATCACCAGATTTGTTGGACGATTCGTTGTTAGCTGTATTAGATAGTATTAAGATGTCGGACAACCCTATTGTCGTAAAGTATAAATTTAAGAAGACATTCCTAAAATAGTCAACAAAACTAATTTATAAATTGCGATATGAAGAAATTGATAAAAAAAATACTGTTCGGAACTATAATCTCTTTTTGTATATTTTCTTGTCATCAAGAGGGTATTGATAAGAATTCGTATAAGATAAAAGTCGAAGGAAAAACGTCAAAGGAACTATCAGACTTTTTTTCAGAGATTGAAATTATTCCGTTAGAGACAAGTGAGAAATGTGTTTTGAATAGATGTACACATCTATCCATTATTAATGGGAAGTACTATGTTCAAGATGAGCGACAACATATTGTCGCAGTGTTTAGTCTAGACGGAGAATTTATTTATTCAACAAAGGAGCTTAAGGGACGAGGCCCTAATAAGTATTTAAATTGCCAGAGGTATACTGTAAATAGGCAAAATGGAAATATTCAAGTTCTTGATTTAATAAGACATAAAATCATAGAATATGATTTGCAAGGAAATTTGGTTATACAGTATGAGATTCCAGAGACTTTTCTCCCAGCAGAAGAATTTGTATACCTCTCTTATGGTATATATGCTTTCTACTTCCAATCAAAAAAGCCTTTCAAGTATAACCGATATGTGATTTTTTATTCTGTGAAAGAAGGTAAAATAATAAAGAAAATTAGCGCTCCTCAAACTTATTATTTAGCTGTTAAAACAAATCACGACTGTTTTCAACGATTTAATAATACCATTGGCTTTAGCTATTCTTACCCTTCTTGTAACGATATATATTATTTAAACACCAAGTCTCTTGACCTAGAGTGTAGTTACAGTTTAGATTTTGGTAAATACAACTTTAATGAAGAAAGTCTAAAGAATGTGGACAAGGAGTTGCATACGAAGTTTATTCGAGATAATAGTGATCATACCGCTTTTGTGTATGATAGAATGGAGAGCGAGGATTATATCATTATAGAGTACTCATTGAAAAATAAATTTTATGTGTTGTTTTTTAACAAAAAGAACCACCGTGTTCGAATTAAAGAGAATGGTACAAAGCATTCTAAAGAGGTACTAACATTTTTATCCCATATCGATAGAGATTATATATACAGTATGTGTAGCCCAAATTTCGTGGATCAACTTATTACAAACGATTTGTTAAGCAGTGAATCAAGGAAACGATTGAGGGAGATGAAATTAACAGATAATTCCGTGATCATACGATATAAACTAAAGTAACTCTAGACTATTGGATTGGTTTACAGTATATCTATTCTTGGATGATTAAAAAAAATAGAATCTCTAGGATAAATTAAAACATCGAGTAAACACCTAATGGATCTAAAACGGATAGATCTAGATATATTTGGTTATAGCGAATCAAAATAACCTTATGCTAGGAAAGCATATTTAAATATTACTTTTAAATAATCAAGTCTTATGTACATGATAATAACTGAGTTCTCTTGCATCCGTGTTGTGGTTGATTTTTAAATTATGGTTGATTTGATTACCCACAAAATATCGGTAAGAGCCAATAATTAATACAAGTGTGTTCGTAACATAAACCTTGTTGAATTCCTTGTGTAGAATAAGGAATTCGTTGTTTGGATTTCATAATTGTGATTTTAAATCATTAATAAAAATATATAGATATGTACAGTAAGAGTGTTTTAACTTATTTATTGCTAATCCTTTTTGTTGCTTGTAAGAGTACTCCTCAGAAAAAAACACGACTACCTGATGGAACAGAGGTTCTTGGTGTCGTAGATGCAGAAGTTGAAAAGGTAGACTTAAATCCATTCTTAAAAAAGAGTGAATATGATTTAAGCTCATATATTAAAGAGGCAAAGTTAATCCCTTTAGAGACAACAGAAGCTAGTTTACTTGGTCGCATTAGTGATGTGATCATGACAAGTACGCACATATATATTAGGGATAATTCTAAAGGACATGGAATATTTATTTTTGATAATAAGGGTAAATACATTACTCAAATAAAAAAGGGGCAAGGTCCAGGAGAACTTTTAAGAGTGTCGGATATGGCTTTTGATAATTCAAATCAAGAGCTATTGGTATCACAAAGAAATTTGATGAGTTATTATAGTCCTAATGGTAAATTTGTTAGAAATAGTAAGATCCCTTTTTATTTTGCTGAATTTGATATTACAAAAGATGGTTATATTTTTTATAAGCACGATAGCCAGAGTGACCCATCACTAGGTGAAAGTGATTCTTATAATATTATCATTACTAATAAACAATGCAAGATAAAACAGGTAGGTATGCCATCAACTTACAAAAAATGTAGGTTCTACACAAAGAGCTATATGCAAGAAAATGGTTATCTAAGCCATAGATTTTCAGATACTATATTTCAATACCGTCATTTGGATAACATGTTATACAGTAAATATATTCTAGACTTCTCGTCGAAGAAGGTTTCAGATAATTTACTTGCTAAACTATCCCCTCGTGATTTAATGAAGCAGGATGATTACTATTTTCTTGGTGATTTTCTTGAAACGAGTAAACATAGTTTCTTTTCTTTGTTAAGTCATAGAAAGAAACTCTATCTTTTCAGAGATAAGAAAACTAAGAAAGTAATTGGAGGAACGAAAGTGATGCGTAATAATTTGTTTCCAAGAGCAGGTGTTGCATATCGTCCAATGTTTGCTTCTGGTGATTATTTCATTACCATATACACTCTTCCACATCCAAAATTTCGTGAAAGTTTTGTTGATCACAGTACTATCTTTTCAGAAGAAGATAAACTCATTGCAAAGAGTATGAAAATGGAGGAGAATCCAGCTTTGATCTTATATACACTAAAAGAGTTTTAATCAAGCGTATAAGTTTGTCGTTTATTCACGAGTATCATTTGGCAACTAATAACCCGACGGAAGCATAATGTCATTCTTGCTCTTGTAGGGTCTAAAAATTAAACTGTTATAAGATAATTAATTGCGATATGTTGCCGTCAGGTTAATAATCGACTTATCACGATAATTAAGAATAACTTTTGTGGTAATTATAAGCTACGGAAGTTTAATGAAGAAGATTGTATTCAAACCATAAAACCTAACTAATGAGAAAAATTGTCTTACTAATGAGTGTCCTACTTGTTGGATGTAGTAGTAAAGTAAATTTTGGTGGCTTTGCGCCACAAGATCTTAAGTTATCAGACGTTGAAGTACTCAAATTAAGTACAGATAGTCTGGTGACCATTCATGTGCCAGAAAAATCGAATGAGGAGACTATTGATGCTTCTTCTATAGTTGATTCTGTTTATGCTATACCCCTTGAAACGAATAAAGAATGTCTTATTGGAGCTGTTTCCGATATTCGTATACATAATGATCTGATTTATGTTATCGACAAGAGGGTGTCCGATGCGATATTTGTTTTTGATATGAAAGGTAGGTTTCTAAATCGAATTGGGAAGAAAGGCCGAGGTCCAGGAGAATATACCAAGTTATCAGAAGTACAGGTGGATAAATGTAATAATGAGATATTGATTTCAAGTCCTCCATTGCAAAAGCTCCTTCGTTATAATCCTAAGGGAGAGTTTCTAGGGTATATCGACATTAATGTTGCCTATCTTGAATTTAGTATATTAAATGATGGAAATATTGTTTTGTATGCATGGAACCAAAAAAACAAACATCTAGGCGAGTTAGAGAATCGGTTGTTTTATATTGTCAATAGAGAAGGAGCGATTCTAAAAGCTGGTCCAATGTTTAAGCCTATCTATCCAAAAGTTCATATGAGGACGGAGAATGGCTGTATGTCTTCACTTAATCAAGTTTCATACAGTCCGATATTATCAGATACGATTAATAGTATAAGCTCAAATTCGGTTAAGGCCCAGTATGCTCTTGATTTTGGGAAAAATAGTATTCACGGTAAAGTGCCTATTTCTTGTTCAACTTACCAATTTGGACAAAAAGTTCGTAAAAACCATTTGTCTTACTTTTTGGGCTCTCATTTAGAAACAAATTCTTATCTATGTTTTACATGTGAGAGTGATGGTAAGTTAATTCATATGCTGTATCATAAGAAAAGCGCATCATTGATTAATTGTAATCGTATACAAGGCGATGAAAGACACATGTTTTTTTTCCCATTCAATTATTACTCTCACGATAGATTTATTTCGGCTATATCACCTAAAGCTATTTTGGAAATTGGTCAGCAATTCAAGAAGGCTGATGAAGCTATATTTCAGTGTTTTATGAAGATATTTCACAGATATGGTGTTAGGGAGTTGAGCGCAGATAACAATCCCATTATAGTTTTTACAAAACTGAAAGATGATTTCTTCGATACAAACCATAAATGACACTTTGGGCTCTTAAAATAAAGGAGGTGATTCTGATTAATACTAACTAAAATCAATTAATAATCTATATATGCATATGAACTTACGCAACAACTTTTGTCTGCTATGTAAATCTAGTTTTATCATAGTGATGTTATTCTGTTCCTGTCATAAAAAGGAGCAAAAGATGAGTTTTATCGCAACGAATGGGAAGATCGATTTAACTCAGAAAATTATCAATGTTAGTGATATGGAGGTTAACATATCAAAAGTGATTCCTCTAGAGACTACAAATAGATCTATTGTAGGAGAGATCAATAACCTATTTATAAATAGATCTGGAATATGGATTGCAGATCAACTTCAAGCCAATGCAGTATATAAATTTGGGTTGGATGGAAGCTTCATTAAAAAGATGAAGCGTATAGGTAAAGCAGAAGGTGAATATATTAGTTTAGGTAGTTTCTTCCAGCTGTCCAAAAATAGAGGTTGTGCTATCTGTGATAGAGGACAAAAGAAGATTTTATTCTTTGACAACAACCTTGACTTTATTAAAGAGAGTGCCTTAAATCAACGTTTCTTTAGTATCGCAAGTGTAGGAGATCAATTTTTAATCCAAACTACTCCTGATCAAGAGAATTATATTGAATTATTAGATGCAAATTTTAATAAGCAACAAGGTCTTATTCATCGTCCAAAATGTGTTTATCAATATTACAGTGGAACTTTAGATCGATTAAAGGTCGATTATTCTACAAATTCAGTTACGTACAATCCACCACTCACAAATGCCATATATCAATGGAAAGATGGAGAAGTAAAATTAAAGTATGCCATTAATAACATCGAACTGTTTCCAAATATCAACTTCTTCAAAGAGAACCAGGGGATGCATCCTGTAAAGATGTTTCAAAAGATATCGAAACAAAAGTATCTGACGGTTATAGATTTTATCGAAACGGATGATAAGTTATTGCTTAAATACCTTATGGAAGGAGAAAAGATGGTTACGATATACGATAAACAGTCTGAAAAATCAGAGACTGTTCGAATTGGGAATAATCTAATTGGTAATTTATTGTATAATTCAAGGTGTGTTATCAATAAGAATTTAATAGTGAGTTATATATATCCATGTGATTTACATAAATATAAAGATTCGATTGAAAAAGAGAGCAAGAAATTCAGTACTGTTTCTGTAGACGACAATGCTTGTATCGTTTTATTAAAACTCTAGTTCCTCTTTATCCGACTCTAACTACATACCTCTTACGGTGAGCCATAAAATAAATAACAACAGGAACTGTTCATAAAAAGAAGAGAAATCTACTATGTTATATTTTCAAAATCATCGTATCGCTTCATTAATCTGATTTAAAGATATGGAAACAACCTATACCCTGAAGGGGATATCACTTTTTAGCCTAGGCTTAAGACTAAAGAATAGATCAAGTTTGTGAACAGGCCTTGTATTTTTGACCAATTACAAGGCCCGTCTCTCTTTTACTAGTAAAAAAGTAAAACGAAAGAGTCGTTTTTAAAGCATAATGGATTGGTACCTCATACATTTGGGTATTCACCTTATATCCTCAAAAAGAAAGGGAGTGCTTCAGTAGATGGTGGTCATAACTATATACTTATACTTGAGTTATGTTTCTTTACATTATTTATATCAAAAGAGACTAATACAATTTATATATGATGAGGGTATCCTTTTCAGTGTAGGCGTGAAACAAAATAGAAACAGTTTTAAATGAAGTCACTGATCTCTAAGGATCGTTCGTCTTTACAAATAAAGATTATGGTATGTCTGCTCAAAAAAACTCAATGATGTTAATTTTATTCTTTAGATCCATCATCAAAATTGGATTCATACTTCGAGATTAAATATTCAGTGTTTGATATTGTATATGTTTTCTGATTATGTTGGTTTTGAGGTATTTCTTTAAGAAGATTGTGAAGATCTGTATTGTGTTGATAATTAACAGGAAAGGGGTGTGGGGTTATGTCTATGTTAATATTAGTGTGATTTGAGTTATATATAAAAACTTGATTTACATACATTCACTATTATGTATAATTTAAGATTTCTATAACCTTTATTCTCATAATAATATGAAATTAGACAATCCCTTGTTCAGGCTTTCTACACAGTGTTCATTAATTACATTTTATATAGTTATAATTTGTATGGTGTGACAATAAATCTGTAAAAAGATATCATTCATTCATTTACTATGAGGATCTATAAAAGATTATGATTCTTGTGATATAGAACCATAATTTCTTTTGGCAATTGTGAGAGATGAATAAATAGAAACCGATGTCTCCAGTAGGTTATTGAGATTTAATAATTATCTATCATTTAATACTAAGTAATATGAAAAAGAAAAGTTTGTTCAGTATTGTTTTATTTCTATGTGTTGTTGGATGTAAGCGTGCTCCATCTCCTGATGCATTCCAAGGCAAAGTATTAGAATGTGAAAAGAAAGAATTGTTTGATATGACAAGTTTGGTTGATCATATTGAATTTGTAAAGTTGGAACAAAATAAAAAATCTATTTTCGGGTTTGGTACCACTATAAAATATAAGAATGGATTTTATTATGCTGCGAATGTAGTAAATGCAGGAAAAGTACTTGTGTTCGATTCAAAAGGAAAATTTATTCGTAAAATTGGACGAAAAGGAAGAGGACCAGGGGAATTTATTAAATCTCGTGCTTTTGATGTCGATGATTTAGGTAATGTGTATATTGTCGATGGATATAAATTTAAAGTGGTCAAGTATGATCATAAAAATAAGTTTATATCAGAGGCGAAGATGGATTTCTTTGGAAAAGGATTTAGGGTATTATCTGATGATAAGTTTGTGTTTTTAGCCAATAAGAGACAGTCCGAGTATCAAATTTTGGTTACAGATCATCAATGTAATATCTTAAAGAGATATTTTAAATACCCTAAAGAATATAATGATAAGCATCTAGATTTCTGCCGTTTCAGTAATGCAAAAGATGGCGTGAATTATATTCATCGCCAGAATCAAGAAATATACAATATTACTTCTGATGGTGATTTAGTCCCATTATATAAACTTGATTTTGGATGTCATACGTTAAGTGACGAGTATAGAAATAATCCAGGTAAATTGATTAGTGTGGATCGTAATAAGAAACTATCGCAAATGCATTTCTGTAAATATGATATACTATTGGGCGAAACTTGTATTTATGGAACTTACAATAATACAGAAACTAAGAAAAATAGATTTTTTAGATATGATTTAGATAAGAATAAGATGTATGCAGATTTACGTTCTAATAGTGGAAAAATTGATCTGCGTCAGATAGTTATTCCATCACAATTATATAATGACAGTATTCTTTTTTCGAATGTTTCCTATGAAACATTTAAGAAATGCAATAATAAAGAGCTGCTTCCAGACAGTCTTGTTCCACATTTGAAATCTGGAGGAACTATTCTTATTAAACACATTTTGAAAAAATAAATATAAGATGAGATATGTGTTGTTGTTAGGGATGTGCTTTCAGATGTCTTGTACCAATAAAAATAGAATGATGGCTGAAGTGGAAAACAAAATCAATCAAGAATTAATTATACCCAATGAACTTGAGTTGTTTATTCACACAGGATTAAGGTCTTACAGTAATACAAAAAAGAATAGTATGAATATTTCACTGTACAGACTGTGTTAAAGATCTAATTCAATGGAACGAGTTACTTCGTTTATATCCCTCAAAATATAACTAAAGGTTTTTTGTGCCAACTCCCCATCGTGATATGGTTATTCAGATTATTAAAAGCTATAAGATTGACTTACCCATATATCATGATTTAAAAAATACTTTTTTTAGGTCAAATGATCTTGTAAATAATAAATTATTACATGTGTTAATAACAGATAAGGACAATAAAATTGTTTTTATTGGAAATCCTCTTTATAGTAAGAATGTAAAGAAGTTCTTATTCGAAGAGAACCAGTTCTAGTTTGTTTAATGTTTAAGGTCATGAATAGATATATTGTTGGGGGAGTGATTGTATTCGTATTGCTGATTGTTTCGCTGTCGATTTTTAATGGAGACTTATTAGAAATAGTTGATCGGACTACTGAAATTGAAGTTGTTGATTCTGAAATTGATTTAGGAGATATCTTTTATAACATTCCTAAGTTGGTCACTTTTAGAGTTAATAATATCGGAGAAAATCCACTATTGATAGAACATTTAGAACCTTCGTGTGGGTGTGTTAAAACTGAATGGAAAAGAGAACCTATTGGTCCTGGTAATTATGCAAATATTCGTGTTAAATACGATGCACGTGAGATTGGATTTTTCTATAAAACAGTTATTGTCTATTGTAATATTCAGAAGCGTCGCGTACGGTTAAGTATCAAAGGTAAAGTTGTTAAACAATAGCTTTGATATGATGCATAATATTAAAGTATGTCAATATATGATATAAATTGTCTGTCGTATTTTGTATCTTTAGTGATTTATAGATGCTCGTAATGTGTATTTAAAAGAAAAGTAAAAACTGACCATCAAAACTGATAATAACTATGCAAACTAACTTAGGTAACTCATTACATATTCTTTTGAGTTCTTTTCTTCTTATGTCTTTGTTTTCGTGTTCGACGAAACAAGAGGGGGATAGTGAATTGAAAAGCCAAACGGCTTTAACTGTGGATACGGTCACGAAAGTGAAGGTAAAGAAGGCGGTAAAGAGCAGGTTTCATCATGAACTATTAAGTAATGGAATCGTACATGCTTGCGGAAAAGCTGCTGTTCCCTTTAAGGCCAAAGATCAAATAGTAGCACTTCATGTGGTGAATGGAACAAGGGTGAAGAGAGGCGATTTGATTGCTACGGTCTCGTCAGAGGAGCTGAAGATGCGTTTGGATGAAGCACAACTACAGTATGATAAATCAACTATTGCTTTAGAGGATAAACTTCTAGGATATGGCTATTCAACGAAGGATAGTGCTACCATTGAGCCTCCCCTACTTAAAATGATTAAGATCAAAAGTGGGTTTAATAGTGCTGTTATTGCACTAAAACGAGCAAAGATAAATTATAGAGATAGAGAGGTTCGTTCTCCTTTAAATGGTGTTATATCGGATCTACAAGCCGAAGTATATAATCCAGCATCAAGTTATAAAAAATGTTGTGATGTGGTGGATGATCATATGGTTTGGGTGGACTTCTCCATCTTAGAAGGAGAATACAATAAGATCTCCAAAGGGGAAAAGATTAAGGTGGTGCCTTTTGCCAATAAGCGTTTAGAGCTAATAGGTACGGTTGCTGCGATTGATCCAAGAGTGGATGCATCTGGGATGGTTCATATTAGGGCGAAAGTGAATAATTCGAAACATCAATTGATCGATGGGATGAATGTCAATGTGATCGTCCAAAGTGAAGGGGCTTGCTGTCTGGTGGTCCCCAAGAGTGCGGTGTTGTATCGTCAGAATAAGAATGTACTCTTTGTTCGTAATGGAAAGAAAGCCAAATGGGTTTATGTAACGCCAGGAGAAGAGAATAGTTTGAATGTTCAGATATTAGAAGGCAAACTAGCAGAAGGAGACGAAGTGATTGTCTCTAATAATTTTGATCTAGCACACGATACTCCTATCGAAGTAATACAGTAAGTATGGCAAGCGTTAAAAATTCATTTAGAATTAATGTCATCTTTATTGTTCTTGCCATTGTTGGTATGGCCTTGGCTTCGCAGCTAACCGTTCAACTACAACCTACTCGTGAAAGTAACCAAGTGGTTGTCTCTTACCGTTGGAGAGGTGTATCTGCCGAGATTATAGAGAGAGAGGTGACCTCTTCCATTGAAGGAGTATTGTCCACTATGGATGGCTTAAAAGATATAAGCTCCAATTCATCGAAAGGAGAGGGCCGCATTCGTCTCACTTTCAAAAAAGAGGTGAATATAGATGTCGTCAGATTTGAATTGTCATCGATACTTCGGACACTTTATCCCAAATTGCCTGATGGTGTTACGCGCCCTGTCATTGGGGGAAGTTATCAACGTAATGATACGCGAATACGTTTGATGACTTTTACTGTTCATGGGACCAAAAGTAAGGATGCCTTAGGAAAGTATGCAGAGGACTATTTGGTGTCATCCTTAGGTGAGATTGACGAAGTCGAATCGGTAGAGGTCGACGGGGTTACCCCATTGGAGTGGTGTGTGGAATATGATACAGGTCGACTTCACCAGTATGGAATGACCACGAGGAATGTCGCCAATGCGATGTATCTCTATTTCAATAAAGAAGAGTTAGGGTTATTTAAGTGGCTTGATCAACAAGAGTCGTCATGGCACGCATTTAGCTATTGCGGTGGCTCTTTTCATCATGACGATACCATCGCATGGGATAAAATCATTATTGGAACTGTTAAGGACCATATCGTTCGATTAGGGGAGGTTGCTAAAGTAAAGGTACGTCACACTCCTCCTTCACGCTATTTCAGGTTAAATGGTCTCAATACAATATATCTTAATATCTACAGCAGTGAGGGGGCCAATCAAATTGAGTTAGGAGCAGAGGTGCTAGAGAAGGTGGAGATCATAGAGAAATCGCTCCCCAAGAGTGTCTCTTTAGATTTGAGTTATGATGCCTCTAAATCGTTAAGAGAGGAGCGTGATAAGATCCTTTTTAGGTCG
It encodes:
- a CDS encoding efflux RND transporter periplasmic adaptor subunit translates to MQTNLGNSLHILLSSFLLMSLFSCSTKQEGDSELKSQTALTVDTVTKVKVKKAVKSRFHHELLSNGIVHACGKAAVPFKAKDQIVALHVVNGTRVKRGDLIATVSSEELKMRLDEAQLQYDKSTIALEDKLLGYGYSTKDSATIEPPLLKMIKIKSGFNSAVIALKRAKINYRDREVRSPLNGVISDLQAEVYNPASSYKKCCDVVDDHMVWVDFSILEGEYNKISKGEKIKVVPFANKRLELIGTVAAIDPRVDASGMVHIRAKVNNSKHQLIDGMNVNVIVQSEGACCLVVPKSAVLYRQNKNVLFVRNGKKAKWVYVTPGEENSLNVQILEGKLAEGDEVIVSNNFDLAHDTPIEVIQ